In the Candidatus Delongbacteria bacterium genome, CCTTCAGGACTTCCGCGCCCCGGGCCTGCTCGGCCACGCGGGCCACGAAGTCCCGCGTCACCTGGACACCGACGTCCGCCTCCAGCAGGGCGCGACGGATCTCCCGCGTGGCGTCTTCGATGTTGCTCTCGGAAATCTTCGCCTGCCCTTTCAGGCTGCGCAGAATCCCGTCGAAGCGCTCCTGCAGAGCGTCCAGCATGCCCAGTTCTCCGAAAACGGAAACCCGAGAGTCTAGCATTGGAGAGCTGGAGATTCAAGGAAGGCGGGGAGAAAAGGCCGGCGCTCGTCCCTGGCCGCGGTCCCGCCCGGGTGTCCGAAGCGCCCATCCGGCTTGGAATCCCCGCCGTGCCGTTCGGACTTTCATCCAGTTCAACCATCGACTTCACGATTTCCAGATAGTTCAAGGAAATCTCTTCACGAAATCAGAAAAAGTCCCCCACCTGTTCGTTTTCTGGAGTGGGGCGAAAACTCCTCACTCCACGCTCCGCAAGGTGCCCGCCGGGTCCAGGCTGACGTGTTCTCCGCGCCGCAGGGTGCGCCCCTGGAATTGGACCGTGCGCGCCACGCGGGCCCGGGCCAGCCCGCCGTCGGGGTGGAAGCAGGTGCGTCCGCCGCCGCCGAAGACCTCGGTCCAGAAGGTGCCCCGGTCGCAGGGGATGCCCTGGATCCACTCCACCCGGGCCAGCCCGGCGCTCATCAGACGCCCGTCGGGATGGAACTCGGTCATCCAGTCGTGGCCGCCGCCCTGGCAGAGATGGCCCTCGAGCAGCCCGTCCGCCGGCAGGATGCACCAGTCGGGCGTGCCGTCCGGCCGCAGGTGCAGCAGGGTGCGCTCCGGCAGGCGGGCCCGCCCCAGTTCCACCGGCTCCGCCAGGGTGCCGGCCTCCAGCGCGCCGTCCGGATAGAATTCGGCCCGGCCCAGCAGGTGGAGACCCTGCACGCGGGTGGGTTCCACGAAGACGCGCTCCACGCCTCCGCCCGCCGGGCCGGCGAGCGCCGTCAACACCGTCAACCCCAGTCCCAGCCCCATTCCCAGCAGTCCGCTCGATCTGCGCATGTCTCCTCCAGAATCAGGGATGAAACGCGTCCCGCGACCCGCCTTCCGCCTCATCCGGCTGGAAGTGCCGGTCCGTGCCCTGCTTGTAGCCTGGGAAGCCGCGCCGCGCCAGGATGTCCAGCAGGGGATTGCTCCAGCCGTTCAAGAAGGCGTAGGAGACATTGTCCTCCCGGTGATGACGGGCGTGTTCGCGCCGCGGGAGCAGCAGTCCGGCGGCGGCCAGAGAGCGCGCCCAGCGGGCGCCGGAGTTGTGACACAAATAGTGGCTGACCTCGGCCACTGAGGACAACAGGCCCACCCAGGCCCAGAGGCGCAGGCCCGCCGGGCCCAGCGGGTCGGCGAGGGCCAGGCCCAGCGCCAGGAAGGGCGGCAGCCAGAGCTTGAACCCGCTCTCGTGGACGTAGACGCGCCAGAGGGGCTGGTCCTGGTAGCGCGGCGTGCGGTGGTGCAGGTGGAAGGCCGCCGTCAACGGGCCGAAGAAGCCCGTGTAGCGCTGGTGGTGATCCATGATCAGGTGTACGAGGCCGCCCAGCAGGTCCGCCAGCAGCCAGGCCGCCGCCAGCAGCAAGAGGCCTGCCGGCCAGCCCACGGGCCGCTGGAGGCTAAGCCCCATGAGCGCCGCCTGCCCGGCCAGCACGGCCCCGGAGACGGCCCAGCCCAGCAGCCGGTAGACCGGCCGGCTCTCCAGCCGCGCCAGGGCGGCGCGGAACTCGCGCTGTTTTTGCTGCAGGTCCTCCGGCACCATCCTTCCGCCTTTCCGCCGCGGCGCGCGGCGGCACAATGTCCGCTTTCCCGGCGGAATTCGCCCGCCGCCGCGAACCTCGCCCCGGCCGGTTTGGGCCGCCTGTCCGAAACAAACACTTTGGCTGACACGGCCTGCAGAGGCCCACCAAGGCAAGGAGCACGGGCATGAGCGCCGATCGAACATCCCTGACCCGCTTCGCCTGGCTCTCCATCGCGGCGGCGCTGGCCACCATCGCCATCAAGACCCTGGCCTGGCAGTTGACCGGTTCCGTGGGTCTGCTCTCGGATGCGCTGGAATCGCTGGTCAACCTGGCCGGGGGCATCTTCGCCCTGCTGATGCTCAAACTGGCCGCGCTCCCGCCGGACGAGCACCACGACTTCGGGCACAGCAAGGCCGAGTACTTCGCCAGCGGCGCCGAGGGGGCGCTGATCGTCGGAGCCGCGCTGGCCATCGCCTGGGCCGCCGTCAGGCGCCTGCTGCACCCGGCGGACCTGGAGAGCGTGGGCGCCGGTCTGCTGGTTTCGGCGGGCGCCAGCATCATCAACCTGCTGGTGGCGCGCGTGCTGCTCAAAGCGGGCCGCGAGCACGCCTCCATCACGCTGGAGGCGGACGGCAAGCACCTGATGACCGACGTCTGGACCTCCGCCGGCGTGATCGTCGGCGTGGGGGCCGTGGCCCTGACGGGCTGGCGCGTGCTGGACCCGCTGCTGGCGCTGGCCGTGGCGGCCAACATCGTCTGGACGGGCTACAAGCTGCTCCACACCTCGGCCTTGGGACTGATGGACACGGTGATTCCCGCCGAGGAGCGCCAGCGGATCCTGGACGTGCTGGCTGTCTACGAGGCCCAGGACATCCAGTTCCACGCGCTGCTGACACGCCAGGCCGCCGGGCGGCGCTTCATCAGCGTGCACGTGCTGGTGCCGGGGGAGTGGTCCGTGGCCCGGGGCCACGTGCTGGTGGAGGAGATCGAGGCCGCCATCCGCGCCGTGCTGCGCGGCTCGACGGTTTTCACGCACCTGGAGCCGCTGGAGGACCCGGTGTCCTTCCACGATCAGCAGCTGGATCGCTGAGGCACGTTCGCGCCGGGATGGGGGTGAGGCCATGTTGAGCTCACCAACCAGCGCCGAGTCTGGCACGTAGTCATGTATCGTTGACTTCGACCTGCAGGTCCCCTGCCCGACCCTCAATCGTCAGCCGCCCGGGTGCCAGAGCCGCTCGCCAGCGGGAGCCGCGGCGCGGGCCATCACGAAGAGCAGGTCGGAGAGCCGGTTGAGGTAGACGCCCACCAGCGGGTTCAGGTCCCCGTCGGCGAGGGTGCCCCCGGCCAACTGGTAGAAGGCGCGCTCCGCCCGGCGGCAGACCGTGCGGGCGTGATGCAGCTGGCAGGTGGCCGGCGAGCCGGCGGGCAGCACGAAACTCTCCAGCGCCGGCAGATCCGCGTTCCAGGCCGCGATCCAGTCCTCCAGGCGCTCCACGTGGGCGGCGGGGATCCGCAGCCGCTCCCCGGCGGCGCCGGGCACGCAGAGATCGGCGCCCAGATCGAACAGGTCGTTCTGCAGGCGGCCCAGCTGGCCGCGCAGGGCCAGGTTGCGCGCCGTGTCCAGCGCCGAGTCGCGTTCCAGCTCCATCAGGGCCAGTCCGAGTACGGCGTTGAGTTCGTCCACGTCGCCGTAGGCCGCCACGCGCGCCTCGTGCTTGGGCACGCGGCGGCCGTCCCCCAGGCTGGTCTGGCCGCTGTCGCCGCCCTTGGTGGTGATCCGATTCAGCTTGACCATGCTCGTCCGCCCGTTGATTAGCGCAGCAACAGGATCTTCTCGCTCAGCGCGCCGCCGGCCGGACCGGACTGGGCGCGCCACTCCACCCGCAGCAGATAGACGCCGCTGGCCAGAGCTCCGCCGTCCACGGAGGCGCTGAAAGCACCCGCGCTCACGGCCCGCCAGGGTTCCTGGAGCACGGTCTGCCCCAGCAGGTTGACCAGGCTCCAGCGCACGCGCGCCGCCTCCGGCAGCTCCAGGCGCAGCCGGGTCGCCGGGTTGAAGGGATTGGGATGCACGTCCAGGCGCGCGGCGGGCCGGACGGAGGGCTCGGCCACGGCCGTCTGGGAGGCCAGCGGAGTGAACAGCAGGGAACAGCCGTCGGTGAGCGGCTGGGCCGCCGGCGCGTAGCTGTTGTTGCACACGTACTGCAGGCCGCCGCTCTCCTGGGGATTCTCCAGCCCCACCGTCACGCCGTTGTCGCCGTTGTTGGCGGCCATGTCGTGGAAGTGGAGCAGGAGCTCGCCGTCCCCCGTGGGCGTGGGCCAGAGCGCCGGGTCGCGCAGGATCAGCTGCACGTCCACATTCGAGCTGCCGCCCGCCGGGCGGAAGTGATTCCATTCCACCAGGAAAAGTCCTTCCGCGGGCCGGCCCTCCGTGTAGAGGTGGCCGTAGGGTGGATTGCCGTTGGAGGAGTTCACCAAATCCGTCCAGTAGGCCGCCACCATGGCCGCGGGGCCCTGGGCGGCGGGAATGGGCGTGTTGATGGCCGTCCAGTGGTTGTGGTGGTCGCCGAAGGCCAACCAGCCGTTGCTGCAGACGGTGACCTGGAGGTAGTCCTGGCCGTAGTAGCGGAAGGGGAAGGGCAGGTCCAGCACCTGGGAGGCGCCGTCGATGATCTCGCCCCAGGGATCGTACCAGTCGACGAGCTCCACCTCCTGGCCCGTGGCGGCGATGCTGACCCACTCGTGCAGCGGAGCCTGGGCACCCTCGTCGCCGGAGTGCCAGGCCAGGTAGCCGCCGGCGTCGGGCCCCAGCGGATCCAGCGGGCCGGCCGCGCCGATGGGCAGCTGGACGTGCAGCAGGGCCAGGGGCGCGTTCAGATGCGGATCGTCCGCCGCGGCCCAGATCCCCAGCTCGAAGGGCACCACGCTGCCGGGCAGCAGCTCGGGTTCCACGCGGATCCGCAGGTCCTCCAGCCAGCGGCTGCTGTCCGGTTCGATGTGGACCAGGGAATTCTCGGCCTGGGTCACGCGCACCTGGTCGTGCAGGCTGCCCAGCCGGATCCGCAGAGAATCGCCGGCGGGCAGGCCCAAGGCCAGCAGGCGCAGGCGCAGCGCGCCCTGGTAGCCGGGCACCAGATCGTGGCCGTCGCCCGCGCTCTCCACCACCAGGAAACCAGGCTGGGCCACCTCCACGCTCAGGATCGCCAGCAGAGCGCCGTCCAGGCGCAGGTTGAGGGAAAGGGGCTCGCCGTAGGGCAATAGGTGGCCCAGGCGCAGGGAGAGGCCCGGGACCGCCAGGCTCTGGCCTGGCGCGCTGGCCTCCAGCCACAGGCTGTCGCTCAGCAGCTCCACAGTCTCCGGCGGCGCCTCCAGCGTCAGCAGGCGGCCGGCGGGCGCGCCTGTCAGGCCCTGCTCCTGCAGTTCCAGCTGCAGGCTCAAAGTCTCGCCGGGCCGGGCCAGGCCGTCTTCGGGTTCGGCGCCCGTCAGGCTCCAAGCGCTCAGGCGCAGGTCGCTGTCGGCCGCCCCCGCGGGAATCTCCCGCCGCAGGGGCAGCAGGTCCGGACCGCTCAGGGTCAGGGTCCAGGCGCCGGCCTCCAGACCCGCGCCGCTGAAGCGCAGGCGGCCGGACTCGTCCGCCAGGGCGGTGAGCGCCCGGTCCGTCTCCGCGTGATACAGGCAGCCGCGCAGGCCCGCCAGGGGCTGGCCATCCAGCGCCGCCACCTGCAGCTCCAGCAGTTCCAACCCGACGGGCAGGCTCGCGGGGGTCACGCAACTCAATTCGCGCGGCGCGCGGGTCCGCAGTTCCAGCCCCGGGTCGCCCAGCAGGTTGTAGCAGTGGAAGTAGAAGGGCACGTTGTAGCCCGTGGCGCCCCAGTTGCGCGCGTTGGGGTAGGCGCCCCACAACTCCAGTTTGCCCCGGTCCATCAGCGCGCCCAGGGTGCGCAGACCCTCCCGCGCCAGGCCGAAGTAGATCCCCTCGTCGATGCAGTTGTTCCACTCGGTGTGGGTGTCCTCCTCGGAGGGTCCCACGAAGCCGATGGCCCCGGTGGGCTCCTGCTGGGTGCCGGCGCGCAGGAAGCCCTCGCCCAGGCAGGGGTCGTCGTCCACGGAGGCGAAGTCCCCGCCGCCGCAGACGATGGAGGTGACGTAGGGCCAGCGCCCCACGTTGGTCAAGTCGTCCATCTGGTCCACGCCGAAGAGCGGGCCATACCACTGGTGGCGGAAGCCGAAGCCGCGGTAGTTGATCAGGCTCAGGCCGGAATTGATGCGCTGGGTCACCACCGCCGGGTTGACGGGATTCTGCCAGTAGTGGTTGTGGATGGTGTCCACCCGGGCGTAGCCCGCCTCCTGCATCAGCAGGTCGCGGATGGCCAGTTTCACCTCGCGCCGGCTGGGCGCCTGGGCCACGTCGTAGATCATCAGGCCCGTGCCGAACCATTGCGTGCCCAGGCCCGTGAAGGGCGCGGCCTCGTAGTCCACGCTGCGCCGCACCATTTTGGCCAGGTCATTGGCCGTGTCCACGGAAAAGCGTCCCACCAGCACGTCGGCGAAGTAGTCGTCGCCCTCCAGCAGGGAGAACAGGTGATCGCTGACGATACAGTAGCTGGTCCCGCAGCGCGAGCCCCACTGGCTCTCGCTGTAGCTCCCGCCGCCGATGAAGCCCGCGTCCAGGTTGTAGTCCACCTCGCTGCCGCTGGGGTAGCGGTCCACGTCGCCCACCAGCAGCAGATAGTCGAAGGGGTTGGCGTCGAATTCCTCCTGGACGGCCTGCCGCAGCCGCGTGTAGCTGGTGCCGGGCCCGTCCAGCTCGCCCTCGCTGATCACGCGCAGCTCGTGGCCCATCTCGCGCTTCCAGCGGATCCAGTCCGCCAGCCCGGGCAGCGCGGCGTCGGAGCTCAGCACCAGGTAGGAGCCGGGCAGCGCGGGTTCGGCGATGCGCTCGGGCCGGTCCAGCCAGGGGCTGTCCGCGTTCAGCACGCCGGAGCGCACCAGCCGCCGGCCTTCGCCACCCGCCGACCGGAGGGCGGGCAGGGGCCGCGCGCCGCGCTCCCAGGTGATGCGCAGCCGCAGCCGGCGCAGGGCCTCCAGCTCGCCCCGCTCCCTGTCCCAGCGCACGGGGAAGATGTCCAGCCCCAGCACGCGCACGCCCTGCCAGAGGGCGCTCTCACCCAGGCCCGCCCACGGGGCCGTGCCGCCGGTCCCGTCCGTCGGCGTCAGGGGCAACATCGGCGGGGAGGGCGAATCGGGCCGGTCGGAGCCCGAGCTCAAGCGGGGGGCGGGCCGCAGGTCCCGGCGCCGCACTGTCTCCAGCTCCAGGATCTCCAGCCGTGCTGCGGCGTCGCCGGGGGTGGCCAGCAGCCGGCTGACGGCGGGCAGCGCCGGCTCGCCAGGCAGTCCGGCCAGGGCCTCGCCGGGCAGGATGAGTTCCACGCCGCCGTCCCGCTCCGCCAGTTCCAGCCAGTGCAGGGTCAGCTCCAGTTCCAGCCCCTGTTCATCCTGGCCGAGCAGGCGCAGTTCCAGCGCCGGGGCGGCCGTCGGAACGGGATCCAGCAATTGCCAGCGCGGGGCGGCCGCGGCCAAGGTCCGAGATAGGCCCAGGCAGAGGATGGTCAACAGGAGGGAACGCAGACAAGACGCCGCGCCGGGTTTGCCGGGAAATCGCTTCATGCTGACCTTTCCGCACTGCTGTGCATGACTGGGATGGCCTGCCAAGCCGGGCCATTTTCGTGCCAACCGGACTCCCCCTGCCGACTCGCCCCGTGCGGCCAGCGGCCGGGCATCCGCCAAGCCAGCCGTGAAGGCTGGTTCAGACTGGACGCCGGGTCGGCCACGGGTCCTGTCCATCGGCCAGCGGGTCGATGGGCCGTCCTGCCGGACTTCAGCCAAGATGGGAGGGAAATTCCGGATCCGCCGACAGGATGTCAGGGATTCCTAACAAATCGGCCAGCTCCGACCCCCGGCCCTAGGCGAGAAATCCATCCGCCATCAGGCGCAGCCACGCATGCGAATGTGTATGATCGTGGGACAACCACTGGGTCAAGGCCCAGGTCAACACCAGTCCGGCCAGGATCGCAAGTAATTGAACGGCCGAGGCCCGGGCACTGGTGCTCTTGCGCAGTTCCGGGATCAGGTCGGAACCGGCGATGTACAAGAAACCCCCGGCGGTCAGCGGCAGGATCTGCGCCTGGATCCCGGTCACCCGGGGCCCCAGAGTCAGCACCAGCAGTACGCCCAACAGGGCCGTCAGCCCACTGATGAAGTTGAGCAGCAATGCTTTTTTCACCGTTAGCCCGCCCCAGACCAGGGTGCCGAAGTCACCGATCTCCTGGGGAATCTCGTGCACCAGCACGGCCACCGTGGTGGTGATCCCCGTGGGCACGCTGACCAGATAGGCCGCGCCGATGAGCACGCCGTCGATGAAGTTGTGCAGCCCGTCGCCCACGAAGTTCATGAAGACCACGGGATGGGGATGATCTTGCGAGGCAGGCACATGACAGTGCCGCCAGTGGATGAATTTCTCCAGCACGAAGAAGAGTAGCAGGCCCGCCAGGGTCCAGATGGCCACCTGGTGACCGCCGCCCTGGCGCTCGTAGGCTTCGGGCAGCAGGTGAAAAAACGTGCTGCCGAACAAGGTGCCCACGGACAGGCTCACCAGCACGAGCAGCAGGCGCTGCAGGCGCCCGATGCCCAGACCCAGAGTCATCACCCCGACCAAGGAGACGGCCGAAACTCCCAGGACGCTGCCAATTGCATACAGCCAAGTCAAAATGCGAGGTCTCCGAAAATTTGTTTCGCCAGGGTGGCAGGCCATGGTACGATTCTTGCTTTCGCTTACCAACTTTGTCGCGCTTTGAACCACACACATCTGCTCACGCCCGGAACCGGGGCGGAGAGCCAATTCAGCCGGAGTGGAGAATGAGTAGAACGACCCGCCTTGGCTGGCACTCCCGTGTCCTGATCCTGTCAGCCGCCCTGCTTGCAACCGCCGCTCCCCAGGGGGCCTTGGCGGGTTTGCAAGCCCACAGCACGCAACGCGACGGTTCCCTGATCCTCGAGCTGGACTTCCCCCAGCCGGATCTGAGCCGCGAGCGGGTGGACGGCGTGAGCTGGGATCTGATCGAGATGGCCGGCAGCGGCTGGGTCGGGCAGCCTGGCGCACCCGACTTGCCCGCCTTTCACCAGCTGATCCAGATTCCGGACCGCAGCGGAATCCAGCTCACCATCCTGGACCTGGTGGAGGAGCCCCTGCACGGGCTGCAGCCCATGCCCAACCAGGAGCGCCTGCACACCGAAGTCGAACTGCCGCTGCCCTGGCTGCAGGACGCCGACGTCTATCAGAGCAACGAGGAATTCCCCGGCCGGCTCTTCGAATTGGACCAGCCCGTGCTGCTGCGCGACCGGCGCCTGGTCAACGCGACCTTCTTCCCCGTGCAGGTCAATCCGCTCACCGGCGAAGGCCGGCTGATCCGCCACATGACCGTGCGCGTCAGCTTCGAGGGTGAAAATCTGGTCAACGCGGGCAGCGGCCCGCTGGCCGATCCCACTCCCGTGCTGGGTCGGATGGGCGCCACGGAGATCATCAGCCTGGACCACCCGGACGCCGAGGCCATGGACGTCACGGCCTTCAATCCGGGTTGGCTGCCGGGTCACTATCTGGTCTTCGCCAACGCCACGGCCCTGCAGCAGGCGGGCTTGCAGGACCTGATCGAGTGGAAGCGCCGCCGCGGCCACCGGGTCACCGTGGTCAGCAGCTCGGACATCACCTTCACCACCACGGCCATCCGCACCCGGATCACCCAGGAATACAATTCCGCCGACCCGGTGGATTTCGTGCTGCTGGTGGGGGACACGGACGGCAGCTACGCCCTGCCCGCGGACGGCACGGGGTATGACCACTACTACGCCTGCGTCGCCGGCAACGACGTGCTGGGCGACGTGGCGGTGGGGCGCCTGAGCTGCGAGAACGCCACCCAGCTCAACAGCATCTGCTACAAGATCATCGGCTACGAGAGCGCGCCCTACATGGAGGACGACGCCGAATGGCTGAAGAGCGTCGGCCTGACGGTGGGCTCCAGCCACTGCGCGCTCTCCATGAAGATCCTCAGCCGCAACATCGCCGCGGAGATGGTGGAGCGCTACGGCTACACGGACATCGACACCAACTTCTGCGTGGGCGCGGGCAGCCTGCCCACCTGGTTCGCCTCGGGCATCAGCCACTACAATTACCGCGGCTGGATCGGCATGGACGGCCTGGACCAGACCACCGTGCTCAACCTGGCCCAGGGTCCGCGCACGCCGGTGGCCACCATCTTCACCTGCTCCACGGGCGACTTCTCCAGCGAGGACGACTACAGCGAGAACTTCCTGCGCGCGGGCAGCGTGGCCACCCCGGGCGGCGCCGTGGCGGGCATGGGCTTCGCCACCGCCAGCACGCACACTCGCTACAACAACGTCATCGTGGGCGGCTACTACGCCGGCCTGCTGGAGCACGACCTGCCGGAGATCGGCGCCTGCCTGCTGCAGGGCAAGTTCGAACTCTACCAGACCCTGCCCGCCGGCGACGGCCAGATCGCGAATTTCTCCAACTGGGGCAACCTGATGGGCGACCCGGGCACCTGCCAGTGGCTGGGCGAGCCCGCCCTGCTGGCTCTCGAAGGCGTGCCCGGCTCCTTAAGCCCCGGAGTGGACCACCTCAGCCTGACCGTGACCACGGGCGGCCAGCCGGTGGAGAACGCGGCGGTCTGCGTCTACCAGACCGATGACGCCAACACGATCCTCCTGCAGCACGCCGTGCTCAGCGACGCCGAAGGCCGGGCGACCCTGCCCCTGGACGGTCTGGCCGTGGGCACGCTGCAACTCACCGTCACCAAGAAGCGCCACCTGCCCATCCTGCAGGACCTGCCCGTCAGCCTCAATGCCCAGGACGTGGCGGTGAGCGACGTGACCCTGCCCGGCGGCCTCCTGCCCGGCGCGGCCAACCAGAGTGTGGGTCTGAGCCTGCACAACACGGGCAGCGTCGCCCTGACCGGACTGAGCGTCGCCTTCTCGCTGGACGAGGCCCTGGGCCAGCTGAACGCCCCCGTCCAGACTCCCGCGGACCTGGCGGCAGACGGCACGCTGGTCCTGGACAACATCAGCCTCAGCCCGGTCTCCACGCTCTCCGACGGCGAGTGGGTCCCCGTGCTGCTGCAGGTGGGTTCGGACCAGGGTGACTTCGAGCGCAGCCTGTGGCTGGAAGTGAGCGCGCCCCAGCCCTCCCTGACCGGCACCACCACGCCCGGCGGTCCGCTGAGCCCGGGCCAGACCCGCACGCTGCGGCTGCAGATTCGCAACCTGGGCAGCGTGACGGCCAACGACCTGATGGTGGAACTGGCCAGCGAGAACGCCTACTACGGCCAGGTGGCCAGCCCGCCCCAGTCCGTCGGCGACCTGGCCCCCGACGCCACCGCCAGCGTCGACTTCAGCATCCTGGTGAACACGCTGACCATGATCGGCTACCAGCTACCGCTCTCCCTGACATGGAGCACGGCGGACGGCGCCACGGGCGGCAGCGAGCTGCTGGCCGTGGTGGGCACCCCGGGCGTGGGCGATCCCACCGGGCCCGACGGCTACGGCTACTGGGCCTTCGAGGATGACGATTCCACCTACGACATGGCCCCCGTCTACGCCTGGATTCCCGTCGCCCCCTCCGAAGGCGGCCTGGGCACGGAAGTCCCGCTGACGGACAACGGCGACGAGCAAGACGATTCCCTGCCCGTGGCCCTGCCCTTCCCCTTCACCTACTACGGCGTCACCTACAACGAGGTGATGGTCTGCTCCAACGGCTTCATCTCCTTTGACGACTTCGGCTTCGGCGAAGTGGACTTCCGCAACCACTACATGCCCAGCGGCATGGGTCCTGATGCCATGATCGCCCCCATGTGGGACGACCACATGACCACGGGCACGCCGGGCGTCTGGACCTGGCACGACGCGGTGGAGCATCGCTTCGTGATCAGCTGGCTGGCGCTGCCCGCCAACCAGAGCGGCGGCCCCAACACCTTCCAGCTGGTGCTCTACGATCCGCTCTACTACCCGACCATGACCGGGGACGGTCCCTTCCTGTTCCAGTACCAGGATTTCAACGACACCCAGACCGCCTGGACGGACTTCCCCAACTGCACGGTGGGC is a window encoding:
- a CDS encoding cation diffusion facilitator family transporter, coding for MSADRTSLTRFAWLSIAAALATIAIKTLAWQLTGSVGLLSDALESLVNLAGGIFALLMLKLAALPPDEHHDFGHSKAEYFASGAEGALIVGAALAIAWAAVRRLLHPADLESVGAGLLVSAGASIINLLVARVLLKAGREHASITLEADGKHLMTDVWTSAGVIVGVGAVALTGWRVLDPLLALAVAANIVWTGYKLLHTSALGLMDTVIPAEERQRILDVLAVYEAQDIQFHALLTRQAAGRRFISVHVLVPGEWSVARGHVLVEEIEAAIRAVLRGSTVFTHLEPLEDPVSFHDQQLDR
- a CDS encoding C25 family cysteine peptidase; the protein is MKRFPGKPGAASCLRSLLLTILCLGLSRTLAAAAPRWQLLDPVPTAAPALELRLLGQDEQGLELELTLHWLELAERDGGVELILPGEALAGLPGEPALPAVSRLLATPGDAAARLEILELETVRRRDLRPAPRLSSGSDRPDSPSPPMLPLTPTDGTGGTAPWAGLGESALWQGVRVLGLDIFPVRWDRERGELEALRRLRLRITWERGARPLPALRSAGGEGRRLVRSGVLNADSPWLDRPERIAEPALPGSYLVLSSDAALPGLADWIRWKREMGHELRVISEGELDGPGTSYTRLRQAVQEEFDANPFDYLLLVGDVDRYPSGSEVDYNLDAGFIGGGSYSESQWGSRCGTSYCIVSDHLFSLLEGDDYFADVLVGRFSVDTANDLAKMVRRSVDYEAAPFTGLGTQWFGTGLMIYDVAQAPSRREVKLAIRDLLMQEAGYARVDTIHNHYWQNPVNPAVVTQRINSGLSLINYRGFGFRHQWYGPLFGVDQMDDLTNVGRWPYVTSIVCGGGDFASVDDDPCLGEGFLRAGTQQEPTGAIGFVGPSEEDTHTEWNNCIDEGIYFGLAREGLRTLGALMDRGKLELWGAYPNARNWGATGYNVPFYFHCYNLLGDPGLELRTRAPRELSCVTPASLPVGLELLELQVAALDGQPLAGLRGCLYHAETDRALTALADESGRLRFSGAGLEAGAWTLTLSGPDLLPLRREIPAGAADSDLRLSAWSLTGAEPEDGLARPGETLSLQLELQEQGLTGAPAGRLLTLEAPPETVELLSDSLWLEASAPGQSLAVPGLSLRLGHLLPYGEPLSLNLRLDGALLAILSVEVAQPGFLVVESAGDGHDLVPGYQGALRLRLLALGLPAGDSLRIRLGSLHDQVRVTQAENSLVHIEPDSSRWLEDLRIRVEPELLPGSVVPFELGIWAAADDPHLNAPLALLHVQLPIGAAGPLDPLGPDAGGYLAWHSGDEGAQAPLHEWVSIAATGQEVELVDWYDPWGEIIDGASQVLDLPFPFRYYGQDYLQVTVCSNGWLAFGDHHNHWTAINTPIPAAQGPAAMVAAYWTDLVNSSNGNPPYGHLYTEGRPAEGLFLVEWNHFRPAGGSSNVDVQLILRDPALWPTPTGDGELLLHFHDMAANNGDNGVTVGLENPQESGGLQYVCNNSYAPAAQPLTDGCSLLFTPLASQTAVAEPSVRPAARLDVHPNPFNPATRLRLELPEAARVRWSLVNLLGQTVLQEPWRAVSAGAFSASVDGGALASGVYLLRVEWRAQSGPAGGALSEKILLLR
- a CDS encoding ZIP family metal transporter, which codes for MACHPGETNFRRPRILTWLYAIGSVLGVSAVSLVGVMTLGLGIGRLQRLLLVLVSLSVGTLFGSTFFHLLPEAYERQGGGHQVAIWTLAGLLLFFVLEKFIHWRHCHVPASQDHPHPVVFMNFVGDGLHNFIDGVLIGAAYLVSVPTGITTTVAVLVHEIPQEIGDFGTLVWGGLTVKKALLLNFISGLTALLGVLLVLTLGPRVTGIQAQILPLTAGGFLYIAGSDLIPELRKSTSARASAVQLLAILAGLVLTWALTQWLSHDHTHSHAWLRLMADGFLA
- a CDS encoding fatty acid desaturase CarF family protein; translation: MPEDLQQKQREFRAALARLESRPVYRLLGWAVSGAVLAGQAALMGLSLQRPVGWPAGLLLLAAAWLLADLLGGLVHLIMDHHQRYTGFFGPLTAAFHLHHRTPRYQDQPLWRVYVHESGFKLWLPPFLALGLALADPLGPAGLRLWAWVGLLSSVAEVSHYLCHNSGARWARSLAAAGLLLPRREHARHHREDNVSYAFLNGWSNPLLDILARRGFPGYKQGTDRHFQPDEAEGGSRDAFHP
- a CDS encoding cob(I)yrinic acid a,c-diamide adenosyltransferase is translated as MVKLNRITTKGGDSGQTSLGDGRRVPKHEARVAAYGDVDELNAVLGLALMELERDSALDTARNLALRGQLGRLQNDLFDLGADLCVPGAAGERLRIPAAHVERLEDWIAAWNADLPALESFVLPAGSPATCQLHHARTVCRRAERAFYQLAGGTLADGDLNPLVGVYLNRLSDLLFVMARAAAPAGERLWHPGG